One genomic segment of Hordeum vulgare subsp. vulgare chromosome 2H, MorexV3_pseudomolecules_assembly, whole genome shotgun sequence includes these proteins:
- the LOC123425977 gene encoding WAT1-related protein At5g47470-like — protein MAAAMAARWWEDAAISVGMVAVQLAGAAYMVVLTPVLALGLDPLFLVTFGSLSTGILTLPFALNLDRNKWPSELSNRLILELVVLSLGGVTAFQALMLDGMKKTSPAIASAMLNLAPGFIFVVAGCLGFERVDLKCRYTRAKIVGTLLCLGGAITMSILQSPAAPPGQRSPDLAAWVVGCVCLLGAVLVLSGTIILQAATLIRFPAPFTLCAMTSLIGASLTGMFQVVTTGRLGPGTPQISIGIILSLVLVGSLVSSVSIMYQTWVLERKGPVVVSLFSPTQTVGSAIFSALFLGRVVQPASILGMVFLFSGLYAVLWAKKKEGQVLPPADRVVADGTADDIEKPLLLPR, from the exons atggccgccgccatggccgcgcGGTGGTGGGAGGACGCGGCGATCTCGGTGGGGATGGTGGCCGTGCAGCTTGCCGGCGCTGCGTACATGGTGGTGCTGACGCCGGTCCTGGCGCTGGGCCTGGACCCGCTCTTCCTAGTGACTTTCGGCAGCCTCTCCACGGGGATCCTCACCCTCCCTTTCGCCCTCAACCTGGACAG GAACAAATGGCCGTCGGAGCTGAGCAATAGGTTGATCCTTGAGTTGGTCGTGCTGTCTCTGGGAGG AGTGACTGCGTTCCAAGCCCTCATGCTGGATGGCATGAAGAAGACATCCCCCGCCATCGCATCCGCGATGCTGAACCTGGCCCCGGGATTCATCTTCGTCGTCGCGGGCTGCCTCGG GTTTGAGAGGGTTGATCTCAAGTGCCGGTACACGAGAGCCAAGATAGTGGGGACCCTTCTGTGCTTGGGGGGAGCCATCACCATGAGCATCCTGCAGAGCCCCGCCGCTCCGCCGGGCCAAAGATCGCCAGACCTAGCAGCCTGGGTCGTCGGCTGCGTGTGCCTCCTGGGTGCAGTGCTCGTGCTCTCGGGTACAATAATCCTGCAG GCAGCAACCCTGATCCGTTTCCCAGCCCCTTTTACGCTCTGCGCCATGACCTCACTCATCGGCGCCTCGTTGACAGGGATGTTCCAGGTGGTCACCACAGGGAGGCTCGGCCCTGGGACGCCCCAGATCAGCATCGGAATAATCCTCTCCCTTGTGCTTGTG GGTAGTCTGGTGAGCTCGGTGTCCATCATGTACCAGACGTGGGTGTTAGAGAGGAAGGGCCCTGTGGTCGTCTCACTATTTAGCCCCACGCAGACTGTGGGTTCGGCAATCTTCTCGGCCCTCTTCTTGGGACGAGTGGTGCAACCAGCAAG CATACTAGGGATGGTATTTCTTTTCTCTGGCCTCTATGCAGTTCTGTGGGCAAAGAAGAAAGAAGGCCAAGTTCTTCCTCCTGCAGACAGGGTCGTGGCAGATGGAACGGCAGACGATATAGAGAAACCACTCTTGCTTCCACGCTAG